In Saccharomyces paradoxus chromosome IV, complete sequence, the DNA window GATGAAAGAGGGTAGAATGCataataagaagaaaaatgggaATCAGAATAGGAATAATATGAACAATAAAGAAGGTAGGGGTAGAGAGGGAAGtcaaggagaaaaaaatatgagaTTGAATAATCGTACTAGTGTTTCTGCTCGTAGTAACAAACAGCAGTGGAATAGAGGTACTAAAACATCTTTTGCCAAAGATTCTACCGGAAATACAGTAGTTATGCAACCACAGTTCAAAAAGATGCAGAATGCCAAGAACAATTTAAAAGTAGATGCGGAGGTCGGAGATGATTTGCTTGATGTTTTCAATTCGTCGATGGAGCAAAAACCGGTTAATTTCAATAAGAACGTCAAATCCAAAGCAaggtttcaaaaaaagagtcATATCCTAACGGCGTCTAAAAGGAGAAAGGCTCCCCAACAGCAGCTACAAAAGGTTGTCCAGAGACCTGTTAGTTCGGAATATATACTAGAAGAGCCGACTCCTTTGTCTCTATTAGAATATACACCTCAAGTTTTTCCAACAAAGGAATCCAGATTAGTTAACTTTACCTTGGATagcttgaaaaaatccaattACCCTATTTAC includes these proteins:
- the RSM28 gene encoding mitochondrial 37S ribosomal protein mS46 RSM28 (Mitochondrial ribosomal protein of the small subunit~similar to YDR494W); the protein is MRLSMFRCVSRAHYSTNVTEDFINSILARAQEATAKASSNALKLDKMKEGRMHNKKKNGNQNRNNMNNKEGRGREGSQGEKNMRLNNRTSVSARSNKQQWNRGTKTSFAKDSTGNTVVMQPQFKKMQNAKNNLKVDAEVGDDLLDVFNSSMEQKPVNFNKNVKSKARFQKKSHILTASKRRKAPQQQLQKVVQRPVSSEYILEEPTPLSLLEYTPQVFPTKESRLVNFTLDSLKKSNYPIYRSPNLGILKIHDFTLNTPNFGKYTPGSSLIFAKEPQLQNLLLQENFADFDRQVTGEYQLLKPYARKDFEKLAKSKDTVSKLVQNSQVARLSLQSVVMSPEDKKLVYDVCSGMKPISELQQ